From the genome of Scytonema hofmannii PCC 7110, one region includes:
- a CDS encoding AAA family ATPase, translating into MKKQQLILEALNLSPNAIAYHISQELAAFYPKKALLEGSDSAFDFEKYAEANFCSLKYDTSIHNQMTSSWNGMENTIYHCTENASVEVTWEGYQFEILLVSFQDGFCRNKYYWMLADSKEIAERFFTTVCAWNTEVRSEILVFEDGYWSKNPDLFDSIQNATFENLILSGTLKQEIQEDLASFFASQDTYEACGVPWKRGILFIGSPGNGKTHAVKALINKMQQPCLYVKSLKSQYDNSHHSIRDVFQRARQTAPCILVLEDLDSLVEAENRSFFLNELDGFAANTGIVILATTNYPDRIDSAILERPSRFDRKYYFELPALTERTAYLSLWNDKFKEAMRLSETVITQIAEMTDGFSFAYLKELVLSSMMHWMGAMETGGMDKSMILQVAVLRKQMSSNNSEE; encoded by the coding sequence GTGAAAAAACAACAACTAATTTTAGAAGCACTCAACCTTTCTCCTAATGCGATCGCTTATCACATTAGCCAAGAATTAGCAGCATTTTATCCTAAAAAAGCATTATTAGAAGGAAGCGATTCTGCCTTTGATTTTGAAAAATATGCTGAAGCGAACTTTTGTAGCCTTAAATATGACACTTCCATCCACAACCAAATGACTTCCAGTTGGAATGGTATGGAAAATACAATTTATCACTGCACCGAAAATGCCAGTGTAGAAGTGACATGGGAAGGATATCAATTTGAGATTCTGCTCGTGAGTTTCCAAGATGGTTTTTGTCGAAATAAATATTATTGGATGTTAGCTGACAGCAAAGAAATTGCTGAAAGATTTTTTACAACTGTTTGTGCATGGAATACAGAAGTAAGAAGTGAAATTTTGGTATTTGAAGATGGTTATTGGTCAAAAAATCCAGACTTGTTTGACTCGATCCAGAACGCAACTTTTGAGAATTTGATTTTGTCTGGGACACTCAAGCAAGAAATTCAAGAAGATTTAGCAAGCTTTTTTGCTTCACAAGACACTTATGAAGCTTGTGGAGTCCCTTGGAAACGTGGGATTTTATTTATTGGCTCTCCAGGAAATGGTAAGACTCATGCGGTCAAAGCTTTGATCAATAAAATGCAGCAACCATGTCTATACGTTAAAAGCTTAAAATCGCAGTACGATAATTCCCACCACAGTATTCGTGACGTTTTTCAGAGAGCGCGACAGACTGCACCCTGCATTCTGGTTTTAGAAGACCTTGATTCCTTAGTAGAAGCAGAAAATCGTTCATTTTTCTTGAATGAACTAGATGGTTTTGCTGCCAATACGGGAATTGTCATTTTGGCGACAACCAACTATCCAGATCGTATAGATTCAGCGATTTTGGAACGCCCCAGTCGCTTTGACCGCAAATATTACTTTGAATTACCTGCTTTGACAGAACGCACGGCATATCTCAGCTTGTGGAACGACAAATTTAAAGAAGCAATGCGTTTGTCAGAAACAGTCATCACTCAAATTGCTGAGATGACAGATGGCTTTTCCTTTGCGTACCTCAAAGAACTTGTTCTCTCATCAATGATGCATTGGATGGGAGCAATGGAAACGGGTGGTATGGATAAGAGTATGATTTTGCAAGTTGCTGTTTTGCGAAAGCAAATGAGCAGCAACAATTCAGAAGAGTAG
- a CDS encoding glycosyltransferase family 2 protein: protein MQELPSVAVCIPTYNQAQYLIHSVASACSQTYPNVEVWVSDNASTDETPEVMEQLCQQFPQLRYHRHPENMGMTPNCNWVLSQPDTEFVIRLDSDDNMSPRYVETLVTLMQKYPDSGWGHVATLEIDQFGKYLSERRVIRKHEFQNAEEALKASVSGLRTASSIFMFKAKALREVGFYGDGQLKYSEDYDLAVRMSDAGYGNVYSDALLAEYRVWTDTARVRPKRKGDQLRAYLWIYNQSLMSAFQRRGWDTKVIDKFRRKMALIHAAACFSPIFSKTERAELVDLLKELGDSPALRIRLFAFSLGLAPIFEWQHHTELKLKGIVKGWLSKIKTMNQVTTA, encoded by the coding sequence ATGCAGGAATTGCCATCAGTCGCTGTCTGTATTCCCACTTATAATCAAGCCCAATACCTCATTCATTCCGTAGCAAGTGCTTGCAGCCAAACATATCCCAATGTAGAAGTGTGGGTTTCAGACAATGCTAGTACCGATGAGACCCCTGAAGTCATGGAACAATTGTGCCAGCAGTTTCCTCAACTGCGGTATCATCGCCATCCAGAAAATATGGGGATGACTCCTAACTGTAACTGGGTTTTAAGCCAACCAGATACTGAATTTGTGATTCGCCTGGACTCAGACGATAATATGTCACCGCGTTATGTGGAAACTTTAGTAACTCTCATGCAAAAGTATCCAGATTCAGGTTGGGGTCATGTTGCAACATTGGAAATCGACCAATTTGGAAAATACCTTTCCGAACGACGAGTCATCAGAAAGCATGAGTTTCAAAATGCAGAAGAGGCATTAAAAGCTTCCGTGTCAGGGTTGCGAACTGCTTCCAGCATTTTCATGTTTAAAGCCAAAGCTTTACGAGAGGTAGGGTTTTATGGTGATGGGCAGCTCAAGTATAGCGAAGACTACGATCTCGCAGTAAGAATGTCCGATGCTGGTTATGGGAATGTCTACTCGGATGCCTTATTGGCTGAGTATCGTGTATGGACTGATACTGCACGCGTGCGACCCAAGCGAAAAGGCGATCAGCTGCGGGCTTATCTGTGGATATACAACCAGTCATTAATGTCTGCTTTTCAAAGACGCGGTTGGGATACGAAGGTCATTGATAAATTTCGGCGCAAAATGGCACTCATTCATGCAGCAGCTTGTTTTTCTCCCATTTTTTCCAAAACAGAACGAGCAGAACTAGTCGATTTGTTAAAGGAATTGGGCGATTCACCAGCTTTGCGGATTCGTCTTTTTGCATTTTCCCTGGGTTTGGCTCCTATCTTTGAGTGGCAGCATCATACAGAATTAAAGTTAAAAGGCATAGTTAAGGGCTGGTTGAGCAAAATCAAGACCATGAACCAAGTCACAACAGCATAA
- a CDS encoding glycosyltransferase family 2 protein gives MTSMPDSPSIAVCIPTYNQAQYLIHSVRSACNQTYPNVEVWVSDDGSTDETPQVMEQLCQQFSQVHYYRQPKNLGIAGNNTWLMSQPKTDFIVRLDSDDVIFPNYVEKLVALLQKYPKAGYAHTAIQEIDEYGNTRSTCRVTRNHEFQDADDALMAAVSGYRVAANIVMFSAKALQELRYYENRPEFVEDYDLSVRIADAGYGNVYSDEILACYRVWTDVKKTRSKRKHLQLKGYVRIFTESFLPAFQRRGWDTKVLDKQRRKMAVLHSAYCFLPIFNKEERAELVNLLKQLGDSSLLRLRLFALSFGLAPFFEWQLHTELKLKGIVKDWLSKLKARSTLNTVS, from the coding sequence ATGACTTCAATGCCAGATTCCCCCTCTATAGCTGTTTGTATTCCCACATACAATCAAGCTCAATACTTAATTCACTCCGTGCGTAGTGCTTGCAATCAAACGTATCCAAATGTCGAAGTTTGGGTTTCTGACGACGGTAGCACTGACGAAACTCCTCAAGTTATGGAACAACTGTGCCAGCAGTTTTCCCAGGTTCACTATTATCGCCAACCAAAAAACCTGGGAATTGCTGGCAACAACACTTGGTTAATGAGCCAGCCTAAAACTGACTTTATCGTGCGCTTAGACTCAGATGATGTGATATTTCCCAACTATGTCGAGAAATTAGTCGCGCTACTACAAAAATATCCAAAAGCAGGTTATGCTCATACTGCTATTCAGGAAATTGACGAGTATGGAAATACCCGTTCCACGTGCCGAGTTACCAGAAACCATGAGTTTCAAGATGCAGACGATGCCCTTATGGCAGCAGTTTCTGGCTATAGAGTAGCAGCAAACATAGTCATGTTTAGCGCGAAGGCATTACAGGAACTTAGGTATTATGAAAACCGTCCTGAATTTGTGGAGGATTACGATTTATCCGTAAGAATTGCAGATGCAGGCTATGGTAATGTCTATTCAGATGAAATACTAGCTTGCTATCGAGTATGGACTGACGTTAAAAAAACCCGCTCAAAACGCAAGCATTTGCAATTAAAAGGATACGTTCGGATTTTCACCGAAAGTTTTTTACCTGCTTTTCAACGTCGAGGTTGGGATACAAAGGTACTAGACAAGCAGAGACGCAAGATGGCAGTTTTGCACTCAGCTTATTGTTTTCTTCCTATCTTTAATAAAGAGGAACGAGCAGAACTTGTCAATCTCCTAAAACAGTTGGGAGATTCATCATTATTGCGGCTGCGCCTTTTTGCCCTATCTTTTGGACTTGCTCCTTTCTTTGAGTGGCAGCTCCATACAGAACTCAAGTTAAAAGGCATAGTAAAAGATTGGTTAAGCAAGCTTAAAGCTCGTTCAACACTCAACACAGTAAGTTAA
- a CDS encoding tetratricopeptide repeat protein, translated as MNRCFRFMLNFSIVVAFACLYFTLPAYPSSTPDTQMTAGDFFKLGVEKMLNSDYILAVKDFTEAIQLKSNFTAAYSNRCLAYLQLEDYQNAVADCNRVINFAPNNVDAYLNRGLAHYRLGDYQAAIADNNQVTALKPHNFKAYYNRGVANAMLGNYQQAISDYNLALTQIPQISNQLLADIYNDRGLAHFQLLNLQTALLDFSTALRIDPNNYRAYYNRGCVCGRSGDNRSAIADFTASLKLHPNNAHAHFNRGVAYHLLGYKQAAITDLQKAADNFAFHKETAAYEKTLDFLENIRRQLPFLSEIALL; from the coding sequence ATGAATCGCTGCTTTCGATTCATGCTCAATTTCAGTATTGTTGTTGCATTCGCCTGCCTTTATTTTACTTTACCTGCGTACCCGTCATCTACCCCTGATACCCAGATGACAGCAGGCGACTTCTTTAAGTTAGGTGTTGAAAAGATGCTCAACAGCGATTATATCCTAGCTGTTAAAGATTTTACAGAGGCTATTCAACTTAAAAGTAATTTTACCGCCGCCTATAGCAATCGATGCCTTGCTTATCTTCAGTTAGAAGATTATCAGAATGCCGTTGCCGATTGCAATCGAGTCATAAATTTTGCACCGAACAATGTTGATGCGTACCTTAATCGGGGACTAGCACACTACAGACTGGGGGATTATCAAGCGGCGATTGCTGACAACAATCAAGTTACTGCACTTAAACCCCATAACTTTAAAGCTTACTACAACCGAGGGGTAGCCAATGCCATGTTAGGGAATTACCAACAGGCAATATCCGATTACAATTTGGCGTTAACTCAGATTCCTCAGATATCCAATCAACTTTTAGCAGATATCTACAATGACCGAGGACTGGCTCATTTCCAGTTGTTAAACTTACAAACGGCTTTACTCGACTTCTCAACAGCACTTCGTATCGACCCCAATAACTACAGAGCTTACTACAATCGAGGTTGTGTTTGTGGGCGAAGTGGGGATAACAGGAGTGCGATCGCTGACTTTACGGCATCACTCAAGTTACACCCAAACAACGCCCATGCTCATTTTAATCGGGGTGTTGCTTATCACTTGCTTGGTTACAAACAAGCAGCAATTACAGACTTACAAAAGGCGGCGGATAACTTTGCTTTCCATAAAGAAACCGCAGCATACGAAAAAACTCTGGATTTTCTTGAGAATATACGGCGGCAACTTCCATTTTTATCAGAAATTGCTCTTCTCTGA
- a CDS encoding RNA ligase family protein, translating into MSIFKVEVVEIKSVTSHPNADRLDIITLEGMAYQVIGAKGNFKPRDFAFYFPIDSVIPEDYLDKFGIRPYYSKKLRAAKLRGIFSEGLLIPVGANFTGNPGDDYTEYFGVTKYEYPIPQGMRGEMESYIGHYKFPSPENLKRYKDVLIEGEEVVVTEKLHGTNFTVLVDADGNTHMGSHNYFWKNNEVNKNLVYVRAYHENIVLQKLPPLTQVFGEIYGVQDIKYGLPNGKIGLAVFAVRQGKEFLNYSDFVAFCEEFSLPRVPVLYTGAYSWDAVSQFNNANSTLSPDCIMEGVVVQPTVERHHPEIGRVVLKLISDRYLLRHEGTELH; encoded by the coding sequence ATGAGCATATTTAAAGTTGAGGTTGTTGAAATCAAGAGTGTTACTTCTCACCCAAATGCTGATAGACTTGACATTATAACTTTGGAAGGCATGGCGTATCAAGTCATCGGTGCAAAAGGAAACTTTAAACCTAGAGACTTTGCCTTTTACTTTCCTATAGATAGTGTGATTCCAGAAGACTATCTTGATAAATTTGGAATTCGTCCTTATTATTCCAAAAAACTTCGTGCTGCCAAACTACGGGGCATTTTTTCTGAAGGCTTGCTCATTCCTGTAGGAGCGAATTTTACAGGAAATCCTGGGGATGACTATACCGAGTATTTCGGTGTTACTAAATATGAATATCCAATTCCTCAAGGAATGCGTGGGGAAATGGAAAGCTACATTGGGCATTATAAATTTCCCAGTCCAGAAAATCTCAAGCGCTACAAAGATGTCTTAATTGAAGGTGAGGAAGTCGTAGTCACAGAAAAGCTCCATGGAACTAACTTCACAGTATTAGTAGATGCTGATGGCAATACTCATATGGGCAGCCATAACTACTTTTGGAAAAATAATGAGGTTAATAAAAATCTAGTTTATGTTCGTGCTTATCACGAGAATATTGTTTTACAAAAACTTCCACCTCTAACTCAAGTCTTTGGAGAAATCTATGGTGTCCAAGATATTAAATACGGTTTACCAAATGGCAAGATAGGGCTGGCTGTATTTGCTGTCCGTCAGGGTAAGGAGTTTCTCAATTACAGCGATTTTGTTGCTTTTTGTGAAGAATTTTCTTTACCAAGAGTACCTGTACTTTACACAGGTGCTTATAGTTGGGACGCGGTGTCGCAATTTAACAATGCCAATAGTACACTCAGCCCAGACTGTATAATGGAAGGTGTTGTTGTGCAACCTACCGTTGAAAGACACCATCCTGAAATCGGTAGGGTTGTGCTGAAGTTAATTAGCGATAGATATTTACTTCGCCATGAAGGAACAGAATTACATTAA
- a CDS encoding type II toxin-antitoxin system HicB family antitoxin, whose product MRYLVKLLKTEEGYAVWCPTLRGCCSQGETEAEALENIKIAIQEYLEVVEELNQEGESYYVDLEVGVA is encoded by the coding sequence ATGCGATATCTAGTTAAACTGCTTAAAACTGAAGAAGGCTACGCTGTTTGGTGTCCTACCTTGCGTGGATGTTGTTCTCAAGGTGAAACGGAGGCAGAGGCTTTAGAAAATATTAAGATTGCAATTCAAGAGTACTTGGAAGTTGTTGAGGAACTGAACCAGGAAGGAGAATCATATTACGTGGATCTGGAGGTTGGCGTTGCGTGA
- the petJ gene encoding cytochrome c6 PetJ has translation MKKFVAVLLLAIAIFTFAFNRPALASDTVKGAKIFNANCASCHAGGKNLVQAQKSLKKDALDKYEMNSPDAIIAQVTKGKNAMPAFKGRLKPEEIEDVAAYVLDEANNKEWK, from the coding sequence ATGAAAAAATTTGTTGCAGTGCTGTTGCTGGCTATAGCAATATTTACTTTTGCTTTCAACCGTCCTGCTTTGGCATCTGATACCGTCAAGGGAGCCAAAATCTTTAACGCCAATTGTGCTTCTTGTCATGCGGGTGGTAAGAACTTAGTTCAAGCTCAGAAAAGCTTGAAGAAAGATGCCTTAGACAAGTACGAGATGAACTCACCTGACGCCATCATTGCCCAAGTCACAAAGGGTAAAAATGCAATGCCTGCCTTCAAAGGTCGTTTGAAACCTGAGGAAATTGAAGATGTAGCAGCATATGTGCTAGACGAAGCTAATAATAAGGAATGGAAGTAA
- a CDS encoding AAA family ATPase translates to MDFDYYRHREGAPINNNRQSLLESGWRPFHRELDWEFVWRLLYNDTKEMTQKSLNLASSVAEILGRNNYTWWANLLNVVSDNTRYEVEKFWNYITPDPLTPDHRYKDVLSTETPIVHFVSRNSIPIDYVLNRLQEITVLRVLDLLKCPDIITQHYLERDFYFPAEKFVNWERLDVVNTVYAYWSKYDVWLQIDAYDRGRRQYTIMAKNLAPLINKATYDLAVMLSGYQSRVGKVHSQFPIRSFPPDIQSFTDAVQQAILNQNQLAVLVHGEPGTGKTAWTQAVAKEILMPLGYVIFILDHDAIANFVPPTYLEKICIIINEADNLAQDRASEVAQYSNKTEHILSLLDGTLYQSVIEDSGIQIQQQLVILMTCNTTERLDPAMLRKGRVDLMYEFIQKFV, encoded by the coding sequence ATGGATTTTGATTACTACAGACACCGTGAAGGCGCTCCCATTAATAATAATCGTCAAAGTTTGCTGGAAAGTGGTTGGCGACCCTTTCATCGAGAGTTAGACTGGGAGTTTGTTTGGCGTCTATTGTATAACGATACAAAAGAAATGACTCAAAAAAGTTTGAATCTTGCAAGTAGTGTTGCTGAGATTTTAGGAAGAAATAATTATACCTGGTGGGCTAACTTATTAAATGTTGTTTCTGACAATACCCGTTATGAGGTAGAAAAATTTTGGAACTATATTACACCCGATCCCCTCACACCAGATCACCGTTATAAAGATGTCTTAAGTACGGAAACACCTATTGTTCATTTCGTCAGTCGCAATAGCATACCCATTGATTACGTTTTGAATCGCCTTCAAGAAATTACTGTATTGCGGGTTTTAGATTTATTGAAATGCCCGGATATTATTACGCAGCATTATTTAGAACGAGACTTTTATTTTCCTGCAGAAAAGTTTGTCAATTGGGAACGATTGGACGTTGTCAACACTGTTTATGCTTACTGGAGCAAGTATGATGTTTGGTTGCAAATTGATGCTTACGATCGCGGTAGGCGGCAATATACTATCATGGCAAAAAATTTAGCACCACTGATTAATAAAGCAACTTACGATTTAGCAGTCATGCTCAGTGGGTATCAAAGCCGTGTCGGTAAGGTTCACAGCCAATTTCCCATTCGTAGCTTTCCACCAGATATTCAAAGTTTTACCGATGCAGTACAGCAGGCGATTCTTAACCAGAACCAGTTAGCTGTTTTGGTACATGGAGAGCCAGGGACGGGGAAAACAGCTTGGACACAAGCAGTCGCCAAAGAAATTTTGATGCCTTTAGGGTATGTGATTTTTATTTTGGATCACGATGCGATCGCCAACTTTGTCCCTCCAACGTACTTGGAAAAAATTTGTATTATCATTAATGAAGCTGATAATTTGGCACAAGACCGCGCCAGTGAAGTTGCCCAGTACAGTAATAAAACAGAACACATTTTGAGTTTATTAGATGGCACTTTATATCAAAGCGTGATTGAAGATTCAGGCATTCAAATACAACAGCAATTGGTTATTCTCATGACTTGCAATACAACAGAAAGACTAGACCCAGCTATGTTAAGGAAGGGTAGGGTAGATTTAATGTATGAGTTTATCCAGAAATTTGTCTAG
- a CDS encoding tetratricopeptide repeat protein, whose product MRLTSTSIAILGAFAVLVNIPQVYAQTPPPIESPQSSPSDLLNQGLEKSNAGDLQGALADYTQAIRLNPRYSLAYYNRAITYYDLGNKEAAISDYNKAIQVNQSWGKGAIVDAYINRGQLRDEMGNYKGAVADYNQAIRINPQDSEAYYNRGIVQQNMGVRKAAIADYTKAIQVNNWTDKGPYSAYLNRGNVKLQMRDRQGALEDYNQAIALKTDYALAYKNRGILYLNTKKTQQGIQDLQKAAELFQQQGHQNRYDQVVQILKEVQR is encoded by the coding sequence ATGAGATTAACTTCCACTTCCATTGCAATTCTGGGTGCGTTCGCTGTTCTGGTCAATATTCCTCAAGTTTATGCTCAAACACCACCACCAATAGAAAGCCCTCAAAGTAGCCCCAGTGACTTACTCAATCAAGGACTGGAAAAATCCAATGCAGGAGACTTACAAGGAGCGTTGGCAGACTATACCCAAGCAATCCGCCTCAACCCCCGCTATTCCCTAGCATACTACAATAGAGCCATAACATATTACGATTTAGGAAATAAAGAAGCCGCGATCTCTGACTATAATAAAGCAATTCAAGTCAACCAAAGTTGGGGTAAAGGAGCGATTGTTGACGCTTATATTAACCGAGGACAACTACGGGATGAGATGGGTAATTATAAAGGAGCGGTAGCCGATTATAACCAAGCTATCCGTATAAATCCTCAAGACTCTGAAGCGTACTACAACAGAGGCATTGTTCAGCAAAATATGGGCGTTCGGAAAGCAGCCATTGCTGACTATACAAAGGCAATTCAAGTCAACAACTGGACGGACAAAGGACCCTACTCTGCATATCTCAATCGCGGAAATGTCAAATTGCAGATGCGCGATCGCCAAGGAGCACTAGAAGATTACAATCAAGCGATCGCTCTGAAAACAGACTATGCCCTCGCTTATAAAAACCGAGGAATTCTGTACTTAAATACAAAGAAAACACAGCAGGGAATCCAAGATTTACAAAAAGCAGCAGAATTGTTTCAGCAGCAGGGTCATCAAAATAGGTATGACCAAGTTGTTCAAATCCTCAAAGAAGTTCAAAGGTAA
- a CDS encoding glycosyltransferase family 2 protein — protein MITITAIVPTYRRPKDLSRCLEALKGQNRPADEVLVAVRDTDSDSWAFLKEYNPEPLKLRTVTVTVPGVVAALNAALKEAKGEIVTVTDDDATPHRDWLERIEKYYLSDDRIGGVGGRDWVYWQNKLLDDGTSEVVGIVQWWGRAIGKHHIGVGKAREVDLLKGVNMSFRRHAITLIGFDERMRGTGAQVHFEMSLCLALKRAGWKIVYDPEIAVDHYPAQRFDEDKRDRLNETAVINSVHNETVALLEHLPFVRRIAFVIWAMLIGTQEALGLIQWLRFLPSEGSFAKQKWLASIRGRWQGWLTWQATQNQASAKTLLTVTSDQ, from the coding sequence ATGATTACCATCACTGCCATTGTTCCAACCTACCGTCGCCCGAAAGATCTCAGTCGTTGTTTGGAAGCACTCAAAGGACAAAACCGTCCGGCGGATGAAGTGTTAGTGGCGGTGCGCGACACAGACAGCGACAGTTGGGCATTTCTTAAAGAATATAACCCCGAACCTTTAAAATTAAGGACTGTAACAGTTACAGTACCAGGAGTCGTAGCTGCCCTAAACGCCGCCCTGAAAGAAGCCAAAGGAGAGATCGTGACAGTTACAGATGATGATGCCACACCACATAGGGATTGGTTGGAACGGATTGAAAAGTATTATCTGTCAGACGATCGCATAGGGGGTGTGGGTGGAAGAGACTGGGTATACTGGCAAAACAAATTGCTAGATGATGGCACAAGCGAAGTTGTAGGTATAGTTCAATGGTGGGGACGTGCGATCGGTAAACATCACATTGGTGTAGGTAAAGCCCGCGAAGTCGATCTTCTCAAGGGTGTGAACATGAGTTTTCGCCGACATGCGATCACCCTCATTGGTTTTGACGAACGGATGAGAGGTACGGGTGCTCAAGTTCACTTTGAAATGTCATTATGCTTGGCATTGAAACGAGCTGGTTGGAAAATTGTTTACGACCCAGAAATTGCAGTAGATCACTATCCCGCACAACGTTTTGACGAGGACAAGCGTGACAGATTAAATGAAACTGCAGTGATCAATTCAGTACATAATGAAACCGTAGCTTTACTGGAACACTTACCCTTTGTCAGACGTATAGCATTTGTTATATGGGCTATGTTAATAGGAACCCAAGAAGCTTTAGGTTTAATACAATGGTTGCGATTTTTACCTAGTGAAGGAAGCTTCGCCAAACAAAAGTGGTTAGCATCTATTCGCGGACGATGGCAAGGCTGGTTAACCTGGCAAGCCACCCAAAACCAAGCATCAGCGAAGACGTTATTAACAGTGACCAGTGACCAGTGA
- a CDS encoding glycosyltransferase family 4 protein: MRVLHILNHVQEIGNGIVNVAVDLACLQAKNGHDVGIASIGGEYEALLASYGVKHFKLDQKRTLINIWNASLRYREIVKAFEPQIVHTHMMTGIVLARLLKASSSYALVSTVHNEFQRSSTLMGFADRVIAVSHAVAESMAKRGISRQKLRVVSNGTLGSVRSRRLQEYLPMQLHKPAIATVAGMYQRKGIGELIGAFALIAGDFPDTHLYLVGNGPDRPMFEEQAKSTPFKDRIHFEGFQAEPQPYMLGCDIFVLASHRDPSPLVIPEAREAGCAIVATHVDGIPEALDDGQAGILVPPANSEALADALKQLLSSPDLLQTWKNKAQQNLERLSVLRVHEETMAVYGELTANRNVFSVVSG; encoded by the coding sequence ATGCGTGTTCTACATATTTTAAACCACGTCCAAGAAATCGGTAATGGAATTGTCAATGTGGCGGTGGATTTAGCTTGCCTGCAAGCTAAAAATGGTCATGATGTAGGTATTGCCTCTATAGGTGGAGAGTATGAGGCACTGCTTGCAAGTTATGGTGTCAAGCACTTCAAATTGGATCAAAAAAGGACGCTCATTAATATATGGAATGCGTCTTTGCGTTACCGGGAAATTGTCAAAGCGTTTGAGCCACAGATAGTCCATACCCATATGATGACTGGGATTGTACTGGCAAGATTGTTAAAGGCTTCATCTAGCTATGCTTTAGTCTCTACAGTACACAACGAATTCCAGCGCAGTTCAACACTAATGGGTTTCGCAGACCGCGTCATTGCAGTGAGTCATGCTGTTGCTGAGTCGATGGCAAAGCGCGGTATTTCGCGGCAAAAACTGAGGGTTGTGTCTAATGGGACTTTGGGAAGCGTTCGTAGTCGAAGGCTTCAAGAGTACTTACCAATGCAATTGCATAAACCAGCAATCGCAACTGTTGCAGGAATGTATCAGCGCAAGGGTATTGGTGAGTTAATTGGTGCTTTTGCTCTCATTGCTGGTGATTTTCCGGATACCCATCTCTACTTGGTGGGGAATGGTCCTGACCGACCCATGTTTGAAGAGCAAGCCAAGAGCACTCCTTTTAAAGACAGAATCCATTTTGAAGGCTTTCAAGCAGAACCACAACCTTATATGTTAGGATGTGATATTTTTGTGTTGGCTTCTCACCGTGACCCGTCTCCACTTGTCATTCCAGAAGCCCGCGAAGCTGGTTGCGCGATCGTCGCTACTCATGTAGACGGAATACCTGAAGCATTAGATGATGGTCAAGCTGGGATACTAGTTCCACCTGCTAACAGTGAAGCCCTTGCAGATGCTTTAAAGCAATTGCTCAGTTCTCCCGATTTACTGCAAACATGGAAAAATAAAGCGCAACAAAACTTGGAAAGATTGAGCGTGTTGCGCGTTCATGAAGAGACTATGGCAGTGTATGGGGAATTAACTGCAAACCGTAATGTTTTTTCAGTTGTTAGTGGTTAA